From the Theobroma cacao cultivar B97-61/B2 chromosome 2, Criollo_cocoa_genome_V2, whole genome shotgun sequence genome, one window contains:
- the LOC18607262 gene encoding crocetin glucosyltransferase, chloroplastic codes for MSSDDPHFLLVTLPGQGHLNPTLQLAKRLIQAGARVTFATTTSGQRKIKSFPSLEGLAYAFFSDGFDDGTSPSDKQEDIMSKLEHIGSQTLTNLLLSLSGEGHPVSFLIYSLLLSWVADVARDLSIPSALLCNHSGAAFAIYHHYLNSQTGAYDSKINCPPSFINFEGLPPFKWKDLPSFLLPYSPHSFVTTNFQKHIRVLEKDPNPCVLINTFDELEEYAIKTLAHDSNINLITIGPLVPSDKFVGCDLFENSSHDYYTHWLDSKPDCSVVYISFGSLAVLPRNQMEEIFHGIVDSGYTFLWVIRPSKDGEEEEGFENAIKDKIKEEQGLIVPWCSQVEVLNHRAVGCFVTHCGWNSTTECLVAGVPMVALPQFSDQTTNAKLVDEVWETGIRIKVNEGTAVAEKEEIRRCLEMVMGNGQKGEAMRGKAKKWRGLALEATSQGGSSANNFKVFMESFVK; via the coding sequence ATGAGTTCGGATGATCCCCACTTCCTCCTTGTAACCTTGCCTGGCCAAGGCCACCTAAACCCAACTCTCCAGCTAGCAAAGCGCCTGATCCAGGCCGGTGCACGCGTCACTTTTGCCACCACCACTTCTGGCCAACGGAAAATCAAAAGTTTCCCTTCTCTCGAGGGCTTAGCGTATGCCTTTTTTTCTGACGGATTCGATGATGGAACTTCTCCGTCTGACAAACAGGAGGATATTATGTCCAAACTCGAGCATATCGGGTCCCAAACTCTAACCAACCTACTGCTGAGCTTGTCTGGTGAAGGCCATCCGGTAAGTTTCTTGATATATAGTCTCTTGCTGTCTTGGGTCGCTGATGTGGCTCGGGACTTGTCCATTCCTTCTGCTTTACTCTGCAATCATAGTGGTGCTGCGTTCGCTATCTACCACCATTACCTCAATAGCCAAACAGGGGCTTATGATTCTAAAATCAATTGCCCTCCAAGCTTCATAAACTTTGAAGGGTTGCCTCCATTTAAATGGAAAGACCTGCCTTCTTTTCTGTTACCATACAGTCCACACTCTTTTGTCACGACTAACTTTCAAAAACACATTCGAGTTCTGGAAAAAGACCCTAATCCTTGTGTTCTTATAAACACCTTTGATGAGCTAGAAGAATATGCAATCAAAACCCTTGCTCATGATTCCAACATAAACTTGATCACCATCGGACCCTTGGTTCCATCAGACAAATTCGTTGGCTGTGATTTGTTTGAGAACTCTAGTCATGACTATTATACCCATTGGTTGGATTCCAAGCCTGATTGTTCAGTTGTTTACATTTCCTTTGGTAGCCTGGCAGTATTGCCGAGGAAtcaaatggaagaaatttttcatggaatAGTTGATAGTGGCTACACATTCTTATGGGTAATCCGACCATCAAaagatggagaagaagaagaaggattCGAGAATGCGATCAAAGATAAGATAAAGGAAGAACAAGGGCTGATTGTTCCATGGTGTTCACAAGTTGAAGTGTTGAATCACCGGGCGGTAGGTTGTTTTGTGACGCATTGCGGGTGGAACTCCACTACGGAGTGCTTGGTTGCAGGCGTGCCAATGGTTGCATTGCCTCAGTTTTCAGATCAGACCACGAACGCAAAGCTAGTAGACGAGGTATGGGAAACTGGCATTAGAATTAAAGTAAATGAAGGTACTGCAGTTGCAGAGAAGGAAGAGATCAGAAGGTGCTTGGAGATGGTAATGGGAAATGGACAGAAAGGGGAAGCAATGAGAGGGAAAGCTAAGAAGTGGAGAGGATTGGCTCTCGAGGCGACGAGTCAAGGCGGTTCCTCGGCCAATAATTTCAAGGTTTTCATGGAAAGCTTTGTCAAGTGA
- the LOC18607264 gene encoding UDP-glycosyltransferase 75B1: MNPDDPHFLLATLPGQGHLNPTFRLAKRLIQAGARVTFATTINGQRRIKSFPSLEGLAYASFSGGFDDGTPPSDRQEGVMSRRELIWSQALTDLLLSLSSEGHPVNFLIYCPMLSWVADVAHAMSIPSAFFYIQSAASFAIYHYYLKSQTEEYAIKALAHDSNINLITIGPLVPSDKFNGCELFENASHDYYINWLNSKPDCSVVYISFGSVAVLPRNQMEEIFNGMVESGYTFLWVIRPSEDVEEEEGFENAIKDKIQEEQGLIVPWCSQVEVLNHRAVGCFVTHCGWNSTLEGLVAGVPMIALPQFADQMTNAKLVDEVWETGVRVKVNEGTAVAEKEEIRRCLEMVMGNGQKGEELIRHVKKWRGLALEATNQGGSSANNFKVFMESFVK; the protein is encoded by the exons ATGAATCCGGATGATCCCCATTTCCTCCTTGCAACCTTGCCTGGCCAAGGTCACTTAAACCCTACTTTTCGACTAGCAAAGCGCCTGATACAGGCCGGTGCACGAGTCACTTTTGCTACCACCATTAATGGCCAACGGAGAATCAAAAGTTTCCCTTCTCTCGAGGGCTTAGCCTATGCCTCTTTTTCTGGCGGATTCGATGATGGTACTCCTCCGTCTGACAGACAGGAGGGTGTTATGTCCAGACGCGAGCTTATTTGGTCACAAGCTCTAACCGACCTGCTACTGAGCTTGTCTAGTGAAGGGCATCCGGTAAATTTCTTGATATACTGTCCCATGCTGTCTTGGGTTGCTGATGTGGCTCATGCCATGTCCATACCTTCTGCTTTCTTCTATATCCAGTCTGCGGCTTCGTTTGCTATCTACCACTATTACCTCAAAAGCCAAACTG AAGAATATGCAATCAAAGCCCTTGCTCATGATTCCAACATAAACTTGATCACCATCGGACCCTTGGTTCCATCAGACAAATTCAATGGCTGTGAGTTGTTTGAGAACGCTAGTCATGACTATTATATCAATTGGTTGAATTCCAAGCCAGATTGTTCAGTTGTTTACATTTCCTTCGGTAGCGTGGCAGTACTACCCAGGAAtcaaatggaagaaattttTAATGGAATGGTCGAAAGTGGCTACACATTCTTATGGGTAATCCGACCATCAGAAGatgtagaagaagaagaaggattCGAGAATGCGATAAAAGATAAGATACAGGAAGAACAAGGGCTGATCGTTCCATGGTGTTCACAAGTTGAAGTGTTGAATCACAGGGCGGTAGGTTGTTTTGTGACGCATTGCGGGTGGAACTCCACTCTGGAGGGCTTGGTTGCAGGCGTGCCAATGATTGCATTGCCTCAGTTTGCAGATCAGATGACGAACGCAAAGCTGGTAGACGAGGTATGGGAAACTGGTGTTCGAGTGAAAGTAAATGAAGGTACTGCAGTTGCAGAGAAGGAAGAGATCAGAAGGTGCTTGGAGATGGTAATGGGAAATGGACAGAAAGGGGAAGAACTGATAAGGCATGTTAAGAAGTGGAGAGGATTGGCTCTTGAGGCGACGAATCAAGGCGGTTCCTCAGCCAACAATTTCAAGGTTTTCATGGAAAGCTTTGTCAAGTGA
- the LOC18607267 gene encoding non-symbiotic hemoglobin 1, whose amino-acid sequence MTTYEGKVFTEEQEALVVKSWSVMKKNAAELGLKFFLKIFEIAPSAQKLFSFLRDSNVPLDQNPKLKPHAMSVFVMTCESAVQLRKAGKVTVRESSLKKLGAVHFKYGVVDEHFEVTKFALLETIKEAVPEMYTAEMKNAWGEAYDRLVAAIKMEMKACSQAS is encoded by the exons ATGACTACATATGAAGGTAAAGTTTTCACTGAAGAGCAAGAAGCTCTGGTGGTCAAGTCATGGAGTGTAATGAAGAAGAATGCAGCAGAATTGGGTCTTAAATTCTTCTTGAA GATCTTCGAGATTGCACCCTCAGCCCAGAAGTTGTTCTCATTCTTGAGAGACTCAAATGTCCCTCTggaccaaaacccaaaactcaAGCCCCATGCCATGTCTGTCTTTGTTATG ACATGTGAATCTGCAGTTCAACTCCGCAAAGCAGGCAAAGTCACGGTGAGAGAGTCAAGTTTGAAGAAACTAGGGGCTGTCCACTTCAAATATGGAGTAGTTGATGAACATTTTGAG GTCACAAAATTTGCTCTTTTGGAAACCATAAAGGAAGCAGTCCCGGAAATGTATACAgcagaaatgaaaaatgcatgggGTGAAGCTTATGATCGTTTGGTTGCTGCTATCAAGATGGAAATGAAGGCCTGCTCTCAAGCTTCTTGA
- the LOC18607263 gene encoding crocetin glucosyltransferase, chloroplastic produces MSSDYPHFLLATLPFQSHLNPTFRLARRLIQAGARVTFATTINGQRKIKSFPSLEGLAYASVSNGFDDGTSPSDKQEDVMSRCEHVGSQTLTNLLLSLSNDGHPVSFLIYGPSLSWVADVARAMSIPSAFLCIQAAALLAIYHHYLNSQTGAYDSKVNCPPSVIKFEGLPPFGWKDLPCFLLPNSPLSFATTAFQKHIQILEEDPNPCVLLNTFDALEEYAIKALAHNSNINLITIGPLVPSDKFNGCELFKNSSHDCYINWLNSKPDYSVVYISFGSVAVFPRNQMEEIFDGMVESGYTFLWVIRPSEDGEEEGFKNVIKNKMKEEQGLIVPWCSQVEVLNHRAVGCFVTHCGWNSTLEGLVAGVPMIALPQFADQMTNAKLVDEVWETGVRVKANEGAAVVEKEEIRRCLEMVMGNGQIGEELRRNAKKWRGLALEATRDGGSSANNFKLFMERSVN; encoded by the coding sequence ATGAGTTCGGATTATCCCCACTTCCTCCTTGCAACCTTGCCTTTCCAAAGCCACCTAAACCCAACTTTCCGACTAGCGAGGCGCCTGATACAGGCCGGTGCACGAGTCACTTTTGCCACCACCATTAATGGCCAACGGAAAATCAAAAGTTTCCCTTCTCTCGAGGGCTTAGCCTATGCCTCTGTTTCTAACGGATTCGATGATGGAACTTCTCCGTCCGACAAACAGGAGGATGTTATGTCCAGATGCGAGCATGTTGGGTCACAAACTCTAACCAACCTACTACTGAGCTTGTCTAATGATGGCCATCCGGTAAGCTTCTTGATATATGGTCCCTCGCTGTCTTGGGTCGCTGATGTGGCACGTGCCATGTCCATACCTTCTGCTTTCCTCTGCATCCAAGCTGCTGCTTTGCTTGCTATCTACCACCATTATCTCAATAGCCAGACTGGTGCTTATGATTCTAAAGTCAATTGCCCTCCAAGCGTCATAAAATTTGAAGGGTTGCCTCCATTTGGATGGAAAGACCTTCCTTGTTTTCTCTTACCAAACAGTCCACTCTCTTTTGCCACGACTGCCTTCCAAAAACACATTCAAATTCTGGAAGAAGACCCTAATCCTTGTGTTCTTCTAAACACCTTCGATGCGCTAGAAGAATATGCAATCAAAGCCCTTGCTCATAATTCCAACATAAACTTGATCACGATCGGACCCTTGGTTCCATCAGACAAATTCAATGGCTGTGAGTTGTTTAAGAACTCTAGTCATGACTGTTATATCAATTGGCTGAATTCCAAGCCAGATTATTCAGTTGTTTACATTTCCTTCGGTAGCGTGGCAGTATTCCCCCGGAAtcaaatggaagaaattttTGATGGAATGGTCGAAAGTGGCTACACATTCTTATGGGTGATTCGACCATCAGaagatggagaagaagaaggattCAAGAATGTGATAAAGAATAAGATGAAGGAAGAACAAGGGCTGATCGTTCCATGGTGTTCACAAGTTGAAGTTTTGAATCACCGGGCGGTAGGTTGTTTTGTGACGCATTGCGGGTGGAACTCCACTCTGGAGGGCTTGGTTGCAGGCGTGCCAATGATTGCATTGCCTCAGTTTGCAGATCAGATGACGAACGCAAAGCTGGTAGACGAGGTATGGGAAACTGGTGTTCGAGTGAAAGCAAATGAAGGTGCTGCAGTTGTAGAGAAAGAAGAGATCAGGAGGTGCTTGGAGATGGTAATGGGAAATGGACAGATAGGGGAAGAACTGAGAAGGAATGCTAAGAAGTGGAGAGGATTGGCTCTCGAGGCCACGAGGGACGGGGGTTCCTCAGCCAATAATTTCAAGCTTTTCATGGAACGCTCTGTAAACTGA
- the LOC108660741 gene encoding uncharacterized protein LOC108660741 — protein sequence MKYIEISHFSHPQHIVKFEYTEVPFKCDGCKEVGIGSRYRCAFCDFDLHMHCAIPSLSIAHPFYKKCSFQFLSRPPGDTPRYCNACEKDVTGFVYHCKSCGFDLHPCCAKLPMVLDDGEVKLYLYRKVSAPCHRCGRKGRSWSYRSACKKYNLHVACVREMLVENWHELYYGRGKGTRKLETRIPSLKNNLQTPHKKSKGKVQKCCEMAGLALQFVISAVLGDPTTLIAGVIGTLMSRG from the coding sequence ATGAAATACATTGAGATTTCCCATTTCAGCCACCCCCAACACATAGTAAAATTTGAGTACACTGAAGTTCCATTCAAGTGCGATGGATGCAAGGAAGTTGGCATAGGCTCCCGCTACCGATGTGCCTTCTGCGACTTCGATCTCCACATGCACTGTGCCATACCTTCTCTCTCGATCGCTCACCCTTTCTACAAAAAATGTTCCTTCCAGTTCCTCTCAAGGCCACCTGGTGACACCCCCCGTTACTGCAACGCTTGCGAAAAGGATGTCACCGGCTTCGTTTACCATTGCAAATCATGTGGATTTGATCTTCATCCGTGTTGTGCGAAGCTGCCGATGGTGTTAGACGATGGAGAAGTGAAACTCTACCTCTACAGGAAGGTAAGCGCACCATGCCATAGATGTGGGCGTAAAGGGAGGAGCTGGAGTTACCGGTCTGCTTGCAAAAAATATAACTTGCATGTGGCATGCGTTAGGGAAATGTTAGTGGAGAACTGGCATGAATTGTACTACGGGCGTGGCAAGGGTACTAGGAAGCTGGAGACTAGAatcccaagcttgaaaaatAACCTTCAAACCCCTCACAAGAAGAGTAAAGGTAAGGTGCAGAAGTGCTGTGAGATGGCTGGTTTAGCTCTGCAATTTGTCATATCAGCTGTGCTTGGGGATCCGACCACTCTCATTGCTGGGGTCATTGGAACATTAATGTCAAGAGGTTGA
- the LOC18607261 gene encoding uncharacterized protein LOC18607261, whose amino-acid sequence MGICNSCESTSAVTAKLILQDGRLQEFPDPVKVSHVLERNPDCFICSSDDMDFDSILCAIAEEDQLQLGELYFALPLSWLNSPLRTEEMGALAIKAGKALKLGIRKKFCGCGIKKVDPLLLPNKRVAKSSCMETNGGSDGSAGVAAAGGVRRNTRGAGRGSGSSVTAKLTVILEEQVD is encoded by the coding sequence ATGGGCATTTGCAACTCGTGCGAGTCGACATCAGCTGTCACCGCAAAGCTGATCCTCCAAGACGGCAGGCTCCAGGAATTCCCGGACCCAGTTAAGGTGTCACATGTACTAGAGAGGAACCCGGATTGTTTCATCTGCAGTTCGGACGACATGGACTTTGACAGCATCCTTTGCGCCATTGCTGAGGAAGATCAGCTTCAGCTAGGCGAGCTCTACTTTGCTTTGCCTTTGAGCTGGTTAAACAGCCCTCTCCGCACCGAGGAGATGGGTGCCTTGGCTATCAAGGCAGGTAAAGCTCTGAAGTTGGGCATTCGGAAGAAGTTTTGCGGGTGTGGGATTAAAAAGGTTGATCCTCTCTTGCTTCCTAACAAGAGGGTTGCAAAGTCTAGTTGCATGGAGACTAATGGTGGCAGCGACGGTAGCGCCGGTGTAGCTGCTGCTGGTGGAGTGAGGAGGAATACAAGAGGTGCCGGAAGGGGATCAGGGAGTAGTGTTACAGCAAAGTTGACGGTTATTTTGGAAGAGCAAGTTGATTGA